One Megalopta genalis isolate 19385.01 chromosome 5, iyMegGena1_principal, whole genome shotgun sequence DNA window includes the following coding sequences:
- the LOC117226836 gene encoding uncharacterized protein CG3556 isoform X1: MHGRKERETRQHRGEGESAEGVLEQSARWSVVRSWPKMWGRASMAAVMVLLCLGVLDLVRCEGSVADLGSGDAEADSILERGTAWLWSQRDKDAGWGNDTHRVLLVIRLGNLSKEDNVAPPVPLELQLSSKQMELEIVLLLWRHREVGLSPVRLARYTLALNAMCTDPRQFHGHDLIGTLQHHEPPTDYEFALTTLAACNAQAHVRKRQIRRLLDIANAAQDHNVDTVAMVILAMKCIVQDHRHRNLHHFMRTPSIGLAQQQRLDGSFGDLRTTALVMQALEEAENEPADNWNRSAVLAWLTSQQRPDGSFGGDVKATAEALLGVTPRGLSSIRTLDCGQGLADTSPPRLTTVGNGSGNGINANGNTNEPTISSNHSEVSSATLASNLNNTAGNGEYGSSGSSGVVGNSNSSNSNSNNSSGGNGKAGYTGWKEASAGNNALNGSNTDSGTIVGTTAPVMVNVSYTLWVGSNVNETYNLTVTAPKNETFYEVMLLAAEMSPHFQFVAFDWPNGHYLHTIAGYKEEPLTYHFWLLYRLPSPPDPSSPPGNQLVAPGGVDDLQISEGEHYLFWYRRL, from the exons ATGCACGGCCGGAAAGAGAGGGAAACTAGGCAGCATCGTGGCGAAGGAGAGAGCGCAG AAGGCGTCCTCGAGCAGTCCGCGCGCTGGTCCGTCGTCCGGAGCTGGCCGAAGATGTGGGGACGAGCTAGTATGGCAGCCGTGATGGTGCTCCTCTGTCTGGGCGTCCTCGACCTGGTCCGTTGCGAAG GGAGCGTCGCCGACCTCGGATCCGGCGACGCCGAGGCGGATAGCATCCTGGAGCGAGGCACTGCATGGCTGTGGAGCCAGCGCGACAAGGACGCCGGCTGGGGAAACGACACCCATCGAGTCCTCCTGGTGATCCGACTAGGGAACCTCTCCAAGGAGGACAACGTCGCCCCGCCGGTGCCGCTCGAGCTGCAGCTCAGCAGCAAGCAAATGGAGCTCGAGATCGTGCTGCTTCTCTGGAG GCACAGGGAGGTCGGCCTGTCGCCGGTGCGGCTGGCGCGCTACACGCTCGCGCTGAACGCGATGTGCACGGACCCGAGACAGTTCCACGGCCACGACCTGATCGGGACACTTCAGCATCACGAGCCGCCGACCGACTACGAGTTCGCCCTGACTACCTTGGCAGCGTGTAACGCGCAAGCTCACGTTCGCAAGAGGCAGATCCGCCGGCTGCTGGACATCGCCAACGCCGCTCAGGACCACAACGTCG ACACGGTGGCGATGGTGATCCTGGCGATGAAGTGCATCGTGCAGGACCACAGACACCGCAACCTGCACCACTTCATGCGCACGCCGTCGATCGGGCTGGCGCAACAGCAGAGGCTGGACGGCAGCTTCGGGGACCTGAGGACCACGGCCCTGGTGATGCAGGCCCTGGAGGAGGCGGAGAACGAGCCCGCGGATAACTGGAACAGGTCCGCCGTGTTGGCTTGGCTGACCAGCCAGCAGAGGCCGGACGGCTCTTTCGGCGGCGATGTCAAGGCCACCGCGGAGGCGCTGCTCGGGGTCACCCCGCGGGGCCTGTCCAGCATCAGGACGCTGGACTGCGGACAGGGTCTGGCCGACACGTCGCCTCCCAGGCTCACCACCGTCGGCAACGGCAGCGGCAACGGGATCAACGCGAACGGGAACACCAACG AGCCGACGATATCGAGCAACCACAGCGAGGTGTCCTCGGCGACGCTGGCGAGCAACCTGAACAACACCGCCGGGAACGGCGAGTATGGGAGCAGCGGTAGCTCGGGGGTCGTcggcaacagcaacagcagcaacagcaacagcaacaacagcagcggTGGCAACGGTAAGGCCGGTTACACCGGATGGAAAGAGGCGAGCGCCGGGAACAACGCGTTGAACGGCAGCAACACGGACAGCGGGACGATCGTCGGAACGACGGCGCCGGTTATGGTGAACGTCTCGTACACCCTGTGGGTCGGCAGCAACGTGAACGAGACGTACAACCTGACCGTGACCGCTCCGAAGAACGAAACGTTCTACGAGGTGATGCTCCTCGCGGCGGAGATGTCGCCGCACTTTCAGTTCGTCGCGTTCGACTGGCCCAACGGGCATTACCTTCACACGATAGCCGGCTACAAGGAGGAGCCGCTCACTTATCATTTTTGGCTGCTGTATCGGCTCCCTTCGCCGCCGGACCCTAGCTCGCCGCCGGGCAATCAACTGGTTGCCCCTGGAG GCGTCGACGACCTGCAAATCAGCGAGGGTGAGCACTATCTGTTCTGGTACAGGAGACTGTAA
- the LOC117226836 gene encoding uncharacterized protein CG3556 isoform X2, protein MWGRASMAAVMVLLCLGVLDLVRCEGSVADLGSGDAEADSILERGTAWLWSQRDKDAGWGNDTHRVLLVIRLGNLSKEDNVAPPVPLELQLSSKQMELEIVLLLWRHREVGLSPVRLARYTLALNAMCTDPRQFHGHDLIGTLQHHEPPTDYEFALTTLAACNAQAHVRKRQIRRLLDIANAAQDHNVDTVAMVILAMKCIVQDHRHRNLHHFMRTPSIGLAQQQRLDGSFGDLRTTALVMQALEEAENEPADNWNRSAVLAWLTSQQRPDGSFGGDVKATAEALLGVTPRGLSSIRTLDCGQGLADTSPPRLTTVGNGSGNGINANGNTNEPTISSNHSEVSSATLASNLNNTAGNGEYGSSGSSGVVGNSNSSNSNSNNSSGGNGKAGYTGWKEASAGNNALNGSNTDSGTIVGTTAPVMVNVSYTLWVGSNVNETYNLTVTAPKNETFYEVMLLAAEMSPHFQFVAFDWPNGHYLHTIAGYKEEPLTYHFWLLYRLPSPPDPSSPPGNQLVAPGGVDDLQISEGEHYLFWYRRL, encoded by the exons ATGTGGGGACGAGCTAGTATGGCAGCCGTGATGGTGCTCCTCTGTCTGGGCGTCCTCGACCTGGTCCGTTGCGAAG GGAGCGTCGCCGACCTCGGATCCGGCGACGCCGAGGCGGATAGCATCCTGGAGCGAGGCACTGCATGGCTGTGGAGCCAGCGCGACAAGGACGCCGGCTGGGGAAACGACACCCATCGAGTCCTCCTGGTGATCCGACTAGGGAACCTCTCCAAGGAGGACAACGTCGCCCCGCCGGTGCCGCTCGAGCTGCAGCTCAGCAGCAAGCAAATGGAGCTCGAGATCGTGCTGCTTCTCTGGAG GCACAGGGAGGTCGGCCTGTCGCCGGTGCGGCTGGCGCGCTACACGCTCGCGCTGAACGCGATGTGCACGGACCCGAGACAGTTCCACGGCCACGACCTGATCGGGACACTTCAGCATCACGAGCCGCCGACCGACTACGAGTTCGCCCTGACTACCTTGGCAGCGTGTAACGCGCAAGCTCACGTTCGCAAGAGGCAGATCCGCCGGCTGCTGGACATCGCCAACGCCGCTCAGGACCACAACGTCG ACACGGTGGCGATGGTGATCCTGGCGATGAAGTGCATCGTGCAGGACCACAGACACCGCAACCTGCACCACTTCATGCGCACGCCGTCGATCGGGCTGGCGCAACAGCAGAGGCTGGACGGCAGCTTCGGGGACCTGAGGACCACGGCCCTGGTGATGCAGGCCCTGGAGGAGGCGGAGAACGAGCCCGCGGATAACTGGAACAGGTCCGCCGTGTTGGCTTGGCTGACCAGCCAGCAGAGGCCGGACGGCTCTTTCGGCGGCGATGTCAAGGCCACCGCGGAGGCGCTGCTCGGGGTCACCCCGCGGGGCCTGTCCAGCATCAGGACGCTGGACTGCGGACAGGGTCTGGCCGACACGTCGCCTCCCAGGCTCACCACCGTCGGCAACGGCAGCGGCAACGGGATCAACGCGAACGGGAACACCAACG AGCCGACGATATCGAGCAACCACAGCGAGGTGTCCTCGGCGACGCTGGCGAGCAACCTGAACAACACCGCCGGGAACGGCGAGTATGGGAGCAGCGGTAGCTCGGGGGTCGTcggcaacagcaacagcagcaacagcaacagcaacaacagcagcggTGGCAACGGTAAGGCCGGTTACACCGGATGGAAAGAGGCGAGCGCCGGGAACAACGCGTTGAACGGCAGCAACACGGACAGCGGGACGATCGTCGGAACGACGGCGCCGGTTATGGTGAACGTCTCGTACACCCTGTGGGTCGGCAGCAACGTGAACGAGACGTACAACCTGACCGTGACCGCTCCGAAGAACGAAACGTTCTACGAGGTGATGCTCCTCGCGGCGGAGATGTCGCCGCACTTTCAGTTCGTCGCGTTCGACTGGCCCAACGGGCATTACCTTCACACGATAGCCGGCTACAAGGAGGAGCCGCTCACTTATCATTTTTGGCTGCTGTATCGGCTCCCTTCGCCGCCGGACCCTAGCTCGCCGCCGGGCAATCAACTGGTTGCCCCTGGAG GCGTCGACGACCTGCAAATCAGCGAGGGTGAGCACTATCTGTTCTGGTACAGGAGACTGTAA
- the LOC117226835 gene encoding vascular endothelial growth factor receptor 3 isoform X2: MFARIAALCCYCMLIVTLGMRGEQRVADAIEFFGAVQNLSVIVLRNEKHLAIDNAYRSLQLNVSWLAPNSTRRPSSYSVTITDAQTEDKGSDTSKCPRGSTYHPIYNDKQYAVLPVNNMSSIDVPDLYIRPNCTYKVQVIANPRSRDKPAEVLYTVPECIDRKCSCMNATSTLPVPKLNVTQRENEVTLDWSTASDTSKVHYYVISVGVPLLTSKKGIPIYNVMEVGRVTAGRSSFSWNTRSSDQRTELRDSYMLMVHALDDRGCSGANGTLLMNSEFANNVKWLIFVAVIGACCVLFAVFSYFVLAHNIYCATYYSKKARIHTISKCKTQWAETVLRKRNILYFRPDSEDEQKGETDALDAPFKSVMLIRELGNGHFSKVYLGRLDDATDTLVAVKMSQSDHASVESEARRQFLEEIEIMKKAGTHPHLVSLIGYCVRPDKPICILLEYMQGGDLLSYLHLQRKCRAKKHAHENGDTFENLSETSISKIYANLSSAVFNKTYMNTFDARWKKEDCSCETDKLQFLKFAREIATGMEYLESKQIVHRDLAARNILVGADNTLKISDFGLSRSGIYVIRSCKGKTHHLPIRWMSPEALRDRSFSSKSDVWSFGVVLWEICTYGAFPYSNVQDDRLSSYIVKENGRLEQPDDISHDIYNVMRSCWITEPENRPNFMQLLLELHNLTNSCITLQRSTSNCYALSI; this comes from the exons ATGTTCGCGAGAATCGCTGCGTTGTGTTGTTATTGTATGCTGATTGTTACGTTGGGTATGCGCGGTGAACAGCGTGTCGCGGACGCGATCGAATTTTTTGGCGCTGTTCAGAATTTGAGCGTGATTGTTTTACGCAACGAGAAACACTTAGCGATCGACAATGCGTACAGATCCCTGCAACTAAACGTCTCTTGGCTGGCACCGAACAGTACGAGACGACCATCGTCTTATAG CGTTACGATCACGGACGCTCAAACGGAGGATAAAGGGTCGGATACTTCAAAATGTCCGAGGGGCTCGACATATCATCCGATATATAACGATAAACAATACGCTGTGCTGCCAGTAAACAACATGTCTTCGATCGATGTGCCCGATCTGTACATCCGACCCAATTGCACCTATAAAGTACAAGTAATCGCGAATCCGAGGTCCAGGGATAAACCGGCCGAA GTACTCTACACCGTTCCAGAATGCATCGACCGGAAGTGCAGCTGCATGAACGCAACTTCAACGTTGCCTGTGCCAAAATTGAACGTTACTCAACGAGAAAACGAGGTGACTCTGGATTGGAGCACCGCCTCCGATACTTCAAAAGTCCATTATTATGTAATTAG CGTCGGTGTGCCGCTGCTGACTTCGAAGAAAGGTATACCGATTTACAATGTAATGGAAGTTGGACGTGTAACTGCGGGGAGGAGCAGCTTCTCGTGGAACACAAGATCCAGTGATCAACGCACAGAGCTTAGAGACAGTTACATGTTGATGGTCCACGCCTTGGACGACCGCGGTTGTTCTGGAGCAAATGGAACGTTACTGATGAACTCCGAATTCGCTAATAACGTG AAATGGTTGATATTCGTTGCGGTAATAGGAGCTTGTTGCGTACTGTTCGCTGTTTTCAGCTACTTCGTGCTGGCCCACAATATATATTGCGCAACATATTACAGCAAGAAAGCTCG GATACACACCATCTCTAAGTGCAAGACTCAGTGGGCTGAGACGGTTCTTCGGAAGAGAAACATTTTATACTTCCGACCGGACTCCGAG GACGAGCAGAAAGGAGAAACGGACGCATTGGATGCGCCCTTTAAAAGTGTTATGCTGATACGCGAGTTGGGCAATGGACACTTTAGCAAGGTGTATCTTGGCCGTCTGGACGATGCCACCGATACTCTGGTTGCCGTGAAAATGTCTCAGAGCGATCACGCCTCCGTCGAGTCGGAAGCGCGTCGACAATTCCTAGAGGAAATTGAGATAATGAAGAAGGCAGGGACCCATCCGCATTTGGTAAGCCTCATTGGCTACTGCGTTCGACCGGACAAACCGATATGCATTCTTCTCGAGTACATGCAAGGCGGGGATCTGCTGTCTTATTTGCATTTGCAACGAAAGTGTCGTGCCAAGAAACACGCTCACGAAAATGGGGACACGTTTGAAAATTTATCCGAAACAAGCATTTCCAAGA TCTACGCGAACTTGAGCTCTGCGGTGTTTAATAAAACTTATATGAATACTTTCGATGCTCGCTGGAAGAAGGAGGATTGTTCGTGTGAAACAGACAAGCTCCAATTCTTGAAGTTTGCTAGAGAAATTGCCACGGGTATGGAATATTTGGAAAGCAAACAAATTGTCCACAGAGATTTAGCAGCGAGAAATATTCTCGTTGGAGCAGATAACACTTTGAAG ATTTCAGACTTTGGCCTCTCGCGCAGCGGTATATACGTCATCAGAAGTTGCAAAGGCAAAACACACCACCTTCCTATTAGGTGGATGTCACCGGAGGCTCTGCGTGACCGCTCATTCTCGTCGAAAAGCGACGTCTGGTCTTTTGGAGTAGTATTATGGGAAATCTGCACATACGGTGCTTTCCCCTATTCAAACGTGCAGGACGACCGTTTATCGAGCTATATAGTTAAAGAGAATGGACGTTTGGAGCAACCCGACGATATCTCTCATGACATTTACAACGTAATGCGTTCGTGTTGGATTACGGAGCCCGAGAACAGGCCGAATTTTATGCAGCTGCTTTTGGAGCTACATAACCTAACAAATTCGTGCATTACCTTACAACGATCGACATCTAACTGTTACGCGCTGTCAATTTAA
- the LOC117226835 gene encoding vascular endothelial growth factor receptor 3 isoform X1: MFARIAALCCYCMLIVTLGMRGEQRVADAIEFFGAVQNLSVIVLRNEKHLAIDNAYRSLQLNVSWLAPNSTRRPSSYSVTITDAQTEDKGSDTSKCPRGSTYHPIYNDKQYAVLPVNNMSSIDVPDLYIRPNCTYKVQVIANPRSRDKPAEVLYTVPECIDRKCSCMNATSTLPVPKLNVTQRENEVTLDWSTASDTSKVHYYVISVGVPLLTSKKGIPIYNVMEVGRVTAGRSSFSWNTRSSDQRTELRDSYMLMVHALDDRGCSGANGTLLMNSEFANNVKWLIFVAVIGACCVLFAVFSYFVLAHNIYCATYYSKKARIHTISKCKTQWAETVLRKRNILYFRPDSEDEQKGETDALDAPFKSVMLIRELGNGHFSKVYLGRLDDATDTLVAVKMSQSDHASVESEARRQFLEEIEIMKKAGTHPHLVSLIGYCVRPDKPICILLEYMQGGDLLSYLHLQRKCRAKKHAHENGDTFENLSETSISKTVYANLSSAVFNKTYMNTFDARWKKEDCSCETDKLQFLKFAREIATGMEYLESKQIVHRDLAARNILVGADNTLKISDFGLSRSGIYVIRSCKGKTHHLPIRWMSPEALRDRSFSSKSDVWSFGVVLWEICTYGAFPYSNVQDDRLSSYIVKENGRLEQPDDISHDIYNVMRSCWITEPENRPNFMQLLLELHNLTNSCITLQRSTSNCYALSI; encoded by the exons ATGTTCGCGAGAATCGCTGCGTTGTGTTGTTATTGTATGCTGATTGTTACGTTGGGTATGCGCGGTGAACAGCGTGTCGCGGACGCGATCGAATTTTTTGGCGCTGTTCAGAATTTGAGCGTGATTGTTTTACGCAACGAGAAACACTTAGCGATCGACAATGCGTACAGATCCCTGCAACTAAACGTCTCTTGGCTGGCACCGAACAGTACGAGACGACCATCGTCTTATAG CGTTACGATCACGGACGCTCAAACGGAGGATAAAGGGTCGGATACTTCAAAATGTCCGAGGGGCTCGACATATCATCCGATATATAACGATAAACAATACGCTGTGCTGCCAGTAAACAACATGTCTTCGATCGATGTGCCCGATCTGTACATCCGACCCAATTGCACCTATAAAGTACAAGTAATCGCGAATCCGAGGTCCAGGGATAAACCGGCCGAA GTACTCTACACCGTTCCAGAATGCATCGACCGGAAGTGCAGCTGCATGAACGCAACTTCAACGTTGCCTGTGCCAAAATTGAACGTTACTCAACGAGAAAACGAGGTGACTCTGGATTGGAGCACCGCCTCCGATACTTCAAAAGTCCATTATTATGTAATTAG CGTCGGTGTGCCGCTGCTGACTTCGAAGAAAGGTATACCGATTTACAATGTAATGGAAGTTGGACGTGTAACTGCGGGGAGGAGCAGCTTCTCGTGGAACACAAGATCCAGTGATCAACGCACAGAGCTTAGAGACAGTTACATGTTGATGGTCCACGCCTTGGACGACCGCGGTTGTTCTGGAGCAAATGGAACGTTACTGATGAACTCCGAATTCGCTAATAACGTG AAATGGTTGATATTCGTTGCGGTAATAGGAGCTTGTTGCGTACTGTTCGCTGTTTTCAGCTACTTCGTGCTGGCCCACAATATATATTGCGCAACATATTACAGCAAGAAAGCTCG GATACACACCATCTCTAAGTGCAAGACTCAGTGGGCTGAGACGGTTCTTCGGAAGAGAAACATTTTATACTTCCGACCGGACTCCGAG GACGAGCAGAAAGGAGAAACGGACGCATTGGATGCGCCCTTTAAAAGTGTTATGCTGATACGCGAGTTGGGCAATGGACACTTTAGCAAGGTGTATCTTGGCCGTCTGGACGATGCCACCGATACTCTGGTTGCCGTGAAAATGTCTCAGAGCGATCACGCCTCCGTCGAGTCGGAAGCGCGTCGACAATTCCTAGAGGAAATTGAGATAATGAAGAAGGCAGGGACCCATCCGCATTTGGTAAGCCTCATTGGCTACTGCGTTCGACCGGACAAACCGATATGCATTCTTCTCGAGTACATGCAAGGCGGGGATCTGCTGTCTTATTTGCATTTGCAACGAAAGTGTCGTGCCAAGAAACACGCTCACGAAAATGGGGACACGTTTGAAAATTTATCCGAAACAAGCATTTCCAAGA CAGTCTACGCGAACTTGAGCTCTGCGGTGTTTAATAAAACTTATATGAATACTTTCGATGCTCGCTGGAAGAAGGAGGATTGTTCGTGTGAAACAGACAAGCTCCAATTCTTGAAGTTTGCTAGAGAAATTGCCACGGGTATGGAATATTTGGAAAGCAAACAAATTGTCCACAGAGATTTAGCAGCGAGAAATATTCTCGTTGGAGCAGATAACACTTTGAAG ATTTCAGACTTTGGCCTCTCGCGCAGCGGTATATACGTCATCAGAAGTTGCAAAGGCAAAACACACCACCTTCCTATTAGGTGGATGTCACCGGAGGCTCTGCGTGACCGCTCATTCTCGTCGAAAAGCGACGTCTGGTCTTTTGGAGTAGTATTATGGGAAATCTGCACATACGGTGCTTTCCCCTATTCAAACGTGCAGGACGACCGTTTATCGAGCTATATAGTTAAAGAGAATGGACGTTTGGAGCAACCCGACGATATCTCTCATGACATTTACAACGTAATGCGTTCGTGTTGGATTACGGAGCCCGAGAACAGGCCGAATTTTATGCAGCTGCTTTTGGAGCTACATAACCTAACAAATTCGTGCATTACCTTACAACGATCGACATCTAACTGTTACGCGCTGTCAATTTAA
- the NC2beta gene encoding negative cofactor 2beta: protein MASATISPTEDDELTLPRASINKMIKEILPHVRVANESRELILNCCTEFIHLLSSEANEICNQQQKKTINAEHVLLALEKLGFGDYSAEAEAVLRDCKAVAAKRRRQSTRLENLGIPEEELLRQQQELFAKAREEQAVAEQQQWQQLQAVAQMASMQQVDSEQEDYS, encoded by the coding sequence ATGGCCTCGGCTACGATATCCCCGACCGAAGATGACGAGTTGACGTTGCCTCGGGCATCGATCAACAAAATGATAAAGGAAATTCTGCCGCACGTACGGGTGGCCAACGAGTCGCGCGAGCTAATTCTGAACTGTTGCACGGAGTTCATTCATCTGCTCTCGTCCGAGGCGAACGAGATCTGCAACCAACAGCAAAAGAAGACCATAAACGCGGAACATGTACTCTTAGCGCTGGAGAAACTTGGCTTCGGCGATTACAGCGCGGAAGCGGAGGCGGTTTTACGGGATTGCAAGGCTGTCGCGGCGAAACGAAGACGCCAGAGCACGAGACTGGAGAATCTAGGTATTCCTGAAGAAGAGTTGCTTAGACAACAACAGGAATTGTTCGCCAAGGCGCGAGAAGAACAAGCGGTCGCCGAGCAACAGCAGTGGCAGCAACTGCAAGCGGTCGCGCAGATGGCCTCGATGCAACAGGTGGACAGCGAGCAAGAAGAttattcctaa
- the LOC117226837 gene encoding nonsense-mediated mRNA decay factor SMG9: MNVHKMMTIIAKDSDYRDNEARGTIRLIDRPTFILKTRESESRAVSPSQRSSANKKETESSSQASSKMPELCRTILTPCVEMTTSIKFMDENMQLCETPLEYLYDQQDFLVVGCLGGQGVGKSTIMSLLTSSYAPNVFPVQDMSHHESGANCTTGIDFFVTKNRVIYLDTQPILSGSTIDYSTSYDQKKPTSDFANIETNLELQSLQFAAFLFSVCHVIIFVQDWIVDPNLVRFLQTAEMLKPSSTSNMDQDYVEYYPHILFLHNKAELQDFTPSITEKVKDFYSKVFSTSRLQTHSGLDMSPQSIDASLNLFFIPEITNEETPMRQNEKKLIERLKTKIHGVSKNPMTPTTLTEKNWYHYVSRVMEAIKKSHLSSEYGRLMP, translated from the exons ATGAACGTGCACAAGATGATGACGATAATCGCGAAAGATTCCGACTACAGGGACAACGAAGCTAGAGGAACCATCAGACTTATAGATCGTCCGACGTTCATCCTGAAAACCAGGGAAAGCGAAAGCAGGGCCGTTTCCCCGAGTCAACGTAGCAGTGCCAACAA GAAAGAGACAGAATCGTCGTCCCAGGCGTCTTCGAAAATGCCTGAAC TGTGTCGTACTATACTGACACCGTGCGTGGAAATGACAaccagcatcaaattcatggatGAAAACATGCAGCTCTGCGAAACTCCTTTAGAATACCTGTACGACCAGCAAGACTTCTTGGTGGTAGGGTGTCTCGGAGGTCAGGGTGTTGGAAAGTCGACTATAATGTCTCTCTTGACATCGAGTTACGC GCCGAACGTGTTTCCGGTGCAAGACATGTCTCACCACGAAAGCGGCGCGAACTGTACCACCGGTATCGACTTCTTTGTAACGAAGAACCGGGTAATATATCTGGACACTCAACCGATACTTTCTGGATCGACGATAGACTATTCGACCTCCTACGATCAGAAGAAACCTACCTCCGATTTTGCAAATATCGAGACCAACTTGGAGCTGCAGTCTTTGCAGTTCGCTGCCTTCTTGTTCTCAGTTTGTCACGTTATTATCTTTGTGCAAGACTGGATCGTCGATCCGAATTTAGTTAG GTTTTTACAAACGGCAGAAATGTTAAAGCCGTCGTCGACGAGTAACATGGACCAAGACTACGTCGAGTATTATCCGCACATCCTGTTCTTGCACAACAAGGCCGAGTTACAAGACTTCACGCCAAGTATCACGGAAAAAGTTAAG GATTTCTACAGCAAAGTATTCTCCACGTCGAGATTACAAACCCACAGCGGTTTGGACATGAGTCCTCAATCGATAGATGCTAGTTTAAATCTATTTTTTATACCAGAAATTACAAACGAAG AGACTCCGATGCGACAGAATGAAAAGAAGTTGATCGAACGATTGAAAACAAAGATACACGGTGTCAGTAAGAACCCGATGACGCCGACTACTCTAACCGAGAAAAATTG GTACCACTACGTCTCAAGAGTGATGGAAGCGATTAAGAAGAGCCATCTCTCATCCGAGTACGGGAGACTGATGCCCTAA